The nucleotide window AATCGGCGCCATTTTCCAGGCCGGAGAGCCTTTTCACCGGTCAAACTCGACATCAAACAGGGGTCCATATGACTATCGAACGTACTTTTTCTATCGTAAAACCGAACGCGGTGGCAAAAAACGTTATTGGTGCCATCTTCAACCGTTTTGAAAGCGCTGGCTTCAAAATCGTCGGCAGCAAAATGCTGCACCTGAGCAAAGAGCAGGCTGAAGGTTTCTACGCTGAGCACCAGGGCAAGCCGTTCTTCGACGGTCTGGTAGAGTTCATGACTTCTGGCCCGGTTGTGGTCTCTGTTCTGGAAGGCGAAAACGCCGTTCAGCGTCACCGTGACCTGATGGGAGCCACTAACCCAGCCAACGCTCTGGCAGGCACTCTGCGTGCAGATTACGCAGACAGCTTCACTGAGAACGCTACCCACGGTTCTGACTCTGCTGAGTCTGCTGCGCGCGAAATCGCCTATTTCTTCGGCGAAGGCGAAGTGTGCCCACGCACTCGCTAAGAGAATAATTGCCTGACGTGAAGCGCAGGGCGTTTACAATTTATTTCCGTGACGCACTTTAACCTGTAGCCACACGCTTGTATGATAATGCGCCCCTGACCTGAGCTTGCTCAGCAGGGGCGTTTTATCTACTTCCCATTCCCCAGAGCCATAACGTGTAATAACGAGGCCAGAGAAAATTATGTCTGAATCTATTGTGAGTCCGTCGTCCGTTGCTGTTGCCACGCCAAAAAAAGAAAAAATCAACCTGCTCGATCTTAACCGCCAGCAAATGCGCGAATTTTTCGCCAGCCTGGGCGAGAAGCCGTTCCGTGCCGATCAGGTGATGAAGTGGATCTATCACTACTGCTGTGATGATTTTGATGAAATGACGGACATCAACAAAGTTTTCCGCGGCAAGCTGAAAGAGCTGGCCGAAATCCGTGCGCCTGAAGTTGCAGAAGAGCAGCGTTCTACTGATGGCACCATTAAATGGGCGATCACCGTAGGCGGGCAGCAGGTTGAAACGGTGTACATTCCCGAAAAAGATCGTGCCACGCTCTGCGTCTCCTCCCAGGTAGGATGCGCGCTGGAGTGCAAATTCTGTTCCACTGCCCAGCAGGGCTTTAACCGC belongs to Erwinia pyri and includes:
- the ndk gene encoding nucleoside-diphosphate kinase, yielding MTIERTFSIVKPNAVAKNVIGAIFNRFESAGFKIVGSKMLHLSKEQAEGFYAEHQGKPFFDGLVEFMTSGPVVVSVLEGENAVQRHRDLMGATNPANALAGTLRADYADSFTENATHGSDSAESAAREIAYFFGEGEVCPRTR